In Prunus dulcis chromosome 1, ALMONDv2, whole genome shotgun sequence, the following are encoded in one genomic region:
- the LOC117614793 gene encoding protein GLUTAMINE DUMPER 3, translating into MAGREPFNVTARAPAVTSQRSPWHSPVPYLFGGLAAMLGLIAFALLILACSYWKLSGYLESGENGAGSEQDLEAGEGGKGDETAQKAPPVFEEKILVIMAGDAKPTFLATPMSSRSSSFGDNSSNSSSSSSCSCSEKSEKSVEMSEVGKQENGHDHQVQASESRGNGHEASDQSDQRPVN; encoded by the coding sequence ATGGCAGGGAGAGAGCCTTTTAACGTAACAGCCAGGGCACCGGCGGTGACATCACAGCGGTCACCATGGCATTCCCCGGTGCCCTACTTGTTCGGCGGCCTGGCAGCCATGCTGGGCCTAATCGCTTTCGCGCTTCTCATCTTAGCCTGCTCTTACTGGAAGCTCTCCGGCTACCTCGAGAGCGGCGAAAACGGGGCCGGATCGGAGCAGGACCTGGAGGCCGGAGAAGGCGGCAAAGGCGACGAGACGGCCCAGAAGGCCCCGCCGGTGTTCGAGGAGAAAATCTTGGTGATCATGGCGGGTGACGCCAAGCCAACTTTCTTGGCCACGCCCATGTCAAGCAGGTCTTCTTCTTTCGGCGACAATAGCAGCaatagcagcagcagcagcagttgCAGCTGCAGCGAAAAGTCTGAGAAGTCAGTGGAAATGAGTGAGGTTGGGAAGCAAGAAAACGGCCATGATCATCAGGTACAGGCTAGTGAGAGCAGAGGGAATGGCCATGAGGCCTCAGATCAGTCGGATCAGAGACccgttaattaa
- the LOC117614192 gene encoding small nuclear ribonucleoprotein E-like, protein MASTKVQRIMTQPINLIFRFLQSKARIQIWLFEQKDQRIEGRIIGFDEYMNLVLDEAEEVSIKKNTRKSLGRILLKGDNITLMMNTGK, encoded by the exons ATGGCGAGCACCAAAGTTCAGAGGATTATGACCCAACCCATT AACTTGATTTTCAGGTTCCTTCAAAGT AAAGCCCGCATTCAGATTTGGCTCTTTGAGCAAAAGGACCAGAGGATTGAAGGCCGAATCATT GGTTTTGATGAGTACATGAATTTGGTTCTGGATGAGGCCGAAGAAGTCAGCATCAAGAAAAACACCAGAAAGTCATTGG GAAGGATTCTTCTAAAAGGAGACAACATAACTCTGATGATGAACAC GGGAAAATGA
- the LOC117633981 gene encoding glutamate receptor 2.8-like translates to MAKEAIRIPVGVVLDLNSSVGAIAESCMTMALSDFYAKHAHYRTRLDLRTRDSADDIVTAASEAWYMMKKEKVQAIIGPQRSAEAKFVMELGRKAKVPIISFSATSPSLSPSRSPFFVRTAFDDSAQVKAIAAIIEAYSWLEVVLVYEDTDYGNGLIPYLVDAIQEVGARVPYRSVIPPSSNDAEILRELGRLNSNSTRIFLVHMTASLGSKFFILANKAGMMSEGYAWIVTDGLSTFLDPVNSTTMDSMEGVLGVRPYIPMTKDLEDFQSRWKQPNKMTAGLNLFGLWAYDTVWALAMAVEKVGTTSSRSMKQNTSRVINLASLETSNMGKNLLETIPSSKFQSLSGNFQLVKGQLEPSTFEIFNVIGNKERIIGYWIDQQKGLSRQLKYDKSEAEKSDVKRRLKQPIWPGDTTDQPATKKLRIGVPIKEGFNEFLKMENKSISGFAADVFFAALAKLPFPLPHDFLSFNGTYDDVLCQIKAGKYDAVVGDTTIVANRSLYVDFTLPYSESGVSMVVLVENNERDNIWIFLKPLSLDLWLTTGAAFVFTGIVIWALEHRVNSEFRGPPQQQLGVILSFTFSTLVFAHREKVVNNWSRLVLIIWVFVVLILTQSYTASLASMLTVQRLQPVFTDIREIKTNGYNIGYQKNSFIKGFLMDNIGFEESKLKAYVTIEEYNHALSKGTNNGGVAAIFDEIPYLKLFIAKNCSKYTMVGPTYKTDGFGFAFPRGSPLVSYMSRAILNVTQDKSKMDSIEEKYFGNQTICDDQSAKISSDGRSLHVYSFGGLFIIAGVVSTFSLLMYMYHFLRSQWPTLRTTIHSENSFRRKMVELAKHFDKKDLTSHPFTRRTSRVHAMDTPDETAIGGLHDANDMQNNSAVENNIDVNENE, encoded by the exons ATGGCGAAGGAGGCGATACGAATACCAGTCGGGGTAGTTCTTGACTTGAATTCCTCTGTTGGAGCGATTGCAGAGAGCTGTATGACCATGGCACTCTCAGATTTTTATGCTAAGCATGCTCATTATCGAACAAGGCTTGATCTTCGCACCCGGGATTCAGCGGATGATATTGTTACTGCAGCATCTGAAG CCTGGTATatgatgaagaaagaaaaagtgcaGGCCATCATAGGACCTCAAAGGTCAGCAGAAGCTAAGTTTGTGATGGAGCTTGGCAGAAAGGCTAAGGTTCCCATCATTTCATTCTCTGCCACCagtccctctctttctccatcTCGTAGCCCATTTTTTGTCCGGACAGCCTTTGATGACTCTGCTCAAGTAAAAGCCATAGCTGCCATCATTGAAGCTTATAGCTGGTTGGAGGTTGTTCTCGTCTATGAAGACACCGATTATGGCAATGGTTTAATTCCATATCTGGTGGACGCTATACAGGAGGTTGGTGCTCGAGTACCTTACAGAAGTGTCATTCCTCCATCTTCTAATGATGCTGAAATTCTAAGGGAGCTTGGCAGGTTAAACTCAAATTCAACAAGAATATTTCTGGTGCATATGACTGCCTCCCTTGGGTCCAAATTCTTTATACTAGCAAATAAGGCAGGTATGATGAGTGAAGGGTATGCATGGATTGTCACCGATGGGTTATCAACTTTTTTAGATCCTGTGAATTCGACAACCATGGATTCAATGGAAGGTGTGTTGGGAGTAAGGCCATATATCCCAATGACAAAAGATCTTGAAGACTTTCAGTCAAGATGGAAACAACCAAACAAGATGACGGCAGGCCTAAACCTCTTTGGATTATGGGCATATGATACAGTTTGGGCACTGGCAATGGCGGTGGAGAAAGTGGGAACAACAAGTTCTAGGTCTATGAAACAAAACACAAGTAGAGTCATTAATCTTGCAAGCTTGGAAACCAGTAACATGGGTAAAAATCTTCTTGAAACAATCCcaagttcaaaatttcaaagccTAAGTGGGAATTTCCAGTTGGTCAAGGGACAGTTAGAACCTTCAACCTTTGAGATATTCAATGTGATTGGCAATAAAGAAAGGATTATTGGATATTGGATTGACCAACAAAAAGGGCTGTCAAGGCAGCTCAAGTATGACAAAAGTGAAGCAGAAAAATCTGATGTAAAGAGAAGACTCAAGCAACCAATTTGGCCAGGGGACACTACAGACCAACCTGCAACAAAGAAACTGAGGATTGGAGTTCCAATTAAAGAAGGTTTTAATGAATTCctaaaaatggaaaacaaaagcataTCGGGATTTGCTGCTGATGTCTTCTTTGCTGCACTGGCTAAACTACCATTTCCGCTTCCCCATGACTTCTTAAGCTTCAATGGGACATATGATGATGTTCTTTGCCAAATCAAAGCAGGG AAGTATGATGCTGTTGTGGGAGACACAACAATTGTAGCTAACCGCTCATTGTATGTAGATTTTACATTGCCCTATTCAGAGTCAGGAGTGTCAATGGTAGTTTTGGtggaaaataatgaaagagACAATATTTGGATTTTCTTGAAGCCGTTAAGTTTGGATCTTTGGCTGACAACTGGGGCAGCCTTCGTATTTACAGGTATTGTGATATGGGCTCTTGAACACCGGGTAAACTCTGAGTTTAGAGGTCCACCACAACAACAACTTGGCGTGATATTGTCGTTCACCTTTTCAACTCTTGTCTTTGCTCATA GGGAGAAAGTGGTGAACAATTGGTCAAGATTAGTGCTCAtcatttgggtttttgtgGTTCTTATCCTGACACAGAGTTACACTGCAAGTTTAGCTTCAATGTTAACAGTGCAGAGATTGCAGCCTGTATTTACTGATATAAGAGAGATCAAAACGAATGGTTATAATATAGGATATCAAAAGAATTCATTTATTAAAGGGTTTCTAATGGACAATATAGGGTTTGAAGAGTCCAAGTTGAAAGCTTATGTAACCATTGAGGAGTATAACCATGCACTATCCAAAGGAACCAACAACGGTGGAGTTGCTGCAATTTTCGATGAAATCCCTTACCTTAAACTGTTCATTGCAAAGAATTGTTCCAAGTACACCATGGTTGGACCAACCTACAAAACTGACGGATTCGGCTTT GCCTTCCCAAGAGGGTCTCCTCTAGTCTCCTACATGTCAAGGGCAATCTTGAATGTCACTCAGGATAAATCTAAGATGGATTCAATTGAGGAGAAGTACTTCGGAAACCAAACCATCTGTGACGATCAAAGTGCCAAAATTTCTTCAGATGGTCGAAGCCTTCACGTGTACAGCTTCGGGGGACTCTTCATCATCGCAGGTGTAGTCTCCACGTTTTCACTTTTGATGTACATGTACCATTTCCTTCGCTCACAATGGCCtactttgaggaccacgatTCATTCTGAGAACTCATTTCGGCGGAAAATGGTTGAATTGGCAAAGCATTTTGATAAGAAAGATCTCACTTCGCATCCTTTTACGCGAAGAACATCCCGAGTACATGCTATGGATACTCCTGATGAAACAGCTATAGGAGGTTTACATGATGCAAATGATATGCAGAACAACTCAGCAGTGGAGAACAATATTGATGTGaatgaaaatgaataa